The nucleotide sequence TAATATGTTAGGAGAAGAAGGCGAAGGATTTATTCAATCATTAAAAGTATTGGATGGTGGACGAATATCAATTGGAGCTTTGTCTTTGGGGATAGCGAAAGGCGCCTATGAAGCATCCTTAAAATATTCTAAAGAGCGTCATCAATTTGGTAAACCTATATCAAGCTTTCAAGGTATTTCATTTAAATTGGCTGATATGGCTACCGAAATTGAAGCATCAGAGTTATTACTTCATAAAGCTGCATCTAAAAAAAATGCAGGCGAACGTATGACAACCATTGGCGCCATGGCAAAAATGTATGCAAGTGAAGTATGTGTAAAAGTAGCTAATGATGCTGTTCAAATTCATGGAGGCTACGGATACACAAAAGAGTTTCCTGTGGAAAAATTTTATAGAGACTCTAAGTTATGTACTATTGGAGAAGGCACAACCGAAATTCAAAAATTGGTAATCGCTAGAAATATTTTAAAATAAAATATAATTGCGTTTGTAATTTTATAATAAATTATATATTTGCAAACCAAAATTCTAAAAGAGAGGAGGTTAAGACACTATGTTAATAATACCAATTAAAGAAGGAGAAAATATAGATAGAGCGCTAAAGCGTTTTAAGAGAAAGTTTGATAAAACTGGAACGAAAAGAATGTTACAAACACGTAAGCAGTTTACAAAACCTTCGGTAGCGCGTAGAGCTCAAATTCAAAAAGCGCAATACATCCAAAGATTAAGAGATGCAGAAGAAGTTTAAACTTATATAAACAAATACATAAAAATCCCACAATGAAAATTGTGGGATTTTTTTATTCAAAAAAGAAGCGCAACCATTTTTAAGTTTTGTATTTTTAAAAGCCTAATACATATCAATGTCCTTATCATCTTTTAAAGATTACCTATTATTAGAAAAGAAATACTCCAAGCATACAGTAAATGCTTATGCGAAGGATTTAAGTGACTTTACAAAATTCAATCAAGAATGTTTTAATCAAGTAAGTATTGATAAAGCTAACTACTCACAAATTAGAAATTGGATTATTAGTTTAGTAGATTCAGGTTTAGAAAACAGAACTGTAAACAGAAAAGTATCTTCACTAAACACTTATTATAAATTTCTACTAAAAACAGAAGAAATAAAAGTAAACCCTTTATCTAAACATAAAGCACTTAAGGTTAGTAAAAAAATTCAAATTCCTTTTTCGCAAGAAGAAGTGAATATGGTATTAGATGAGTTTAATTTTGATAATTCTTTTGAAGGAGTAAGAGATAAGTTGATAATCGAATTATTTTACTCTACTGGAATTAGACGTATCGAGTTAGTGCAACTACAGTTAAAAGATGTTGATAATGCAAATAAAACACTTAAAGTTTTAGGAAAGAGAAATAAGGAACGCTATTTACCGTTATTAGAATCTGTATTGGATACAATTAAAGTATATATAAGTAATAGAAATAGATTAGAAAAGATTGTAGATAAAGAAACCTTATTTCTAACCAAAAAGGGTCATAAAATTTACGAAACTCTTGTTTACAGAATAATAAATAACTATTTTAGTAAGGCATCAACTAAAGTAAAAAAGAGTCCACATATATTAAGGCATTCATTTGCAACTCACTTACTAAATCAAGGTGCCGATTTAAATGCTGTTAAAGAATTACTTGGGCATTCCAGTTTAGCTGCTACCCAAGTGTATACTCATAATAGTATTGCCGAACTTAAAAAAGTATATGCTAAATCACATCCAAGAAATAAATAAACACTAAAATATTGTCTAACTAAAAAAAGTAAAAGATGAAAGTAAATACGCAATCAGTTAACTTTAATGCAGACCAAAAATTAATAGACTTTATTCAAAAGCGAATGGACAAGTTAGAATTGTATTATGACAAAGTCATTAAATCCGATGTGTTTCTGAAAGTAGAAAACACTAGTAATAAACAAAATAAAATATTTGAAGCTAAAGTACATGTACCAGGAGATAGTTTTGTTGTGAAAAAACAATGTAAAAGCTTTGAAGAAGGTGCAGATATGGCAGTTGCATCCTTAGAAAGACAGCTAAAAAAGAGAAAAGAAAAACTAAGAACATATTTATAGAGAAAATTTCTCAAAAAATGTTTTGAAACAAAAAAAATATATATACATTTGCAGTCCGTTAGAAATAGCGGACTTTTTGTTGCGTTAAAAACAACAAAATAAGCCGATGTAGCTCAGCTGGCTAGAGCAGCTGATTTGTAATCAGCAGGTCGTGGGTTCGAGTCCCTCCATCGGCTCAAGTTCTTTTAAAGACTGATGATTTTTTATAATTGGGGAGATACTCAAGCGGCCAACGAGGGCAGACTGTAAATCTGCTGACTACGTCTTCGCAGGTTCGAATCCTGCTCTCCCCACATTTTAAAGGATTTAAAAAAAATTGCGGGAGTAGCTCAGTTGGTAGAGCGTCAGCCTTCCAAGCTGAATGTCGCCGGTTCGAACCCGGTCTCCCGCTCTAATTTTTTTTTGGCCGGTGTAGCTCAGGGGTAGAGCGTTTCCTTGGTAAGGAAGAGGTCACGGGTTCAAATCCCGTCATTGGCTCTTATAAAGATTTAAAAATTTTGAACACTAATATTATTATATAACTAAGATTAAATTTTAAATCATGGCAAAGGAAACTTTCGATCGTTCCAAACCGCACTTAAATATAGGTACAATTGGGCACGTTGATCACGGAAAAACAACTTTAACTGCAGCTATTACATCTGTATTAGCTAACGCAGGATTATCTGAAGCGAGAGCATTCGATTCGATCGATAACGCTCCTGAAGAAAAAGAAAGAGGTATTACAATTAATACATCACACGTTGAGTATTCAACAGCTAATCGTCACTATGCGCACGTAGACTGTCCAGGTCACGCGGATTATGTAAAGAACATGGTAACTGGTGCTGCTCAAATGGATGGAGCTATATTAGTAGTTGCTGCTACTGATGGTCCAATGCCACAAACTCGTGAGCATATCCTTTTAGGACGTCAGGTAGGAATTCCTCGTATTGTTGTTTTCTTAAACAAAGTTGATATGGTGGATGATGAAGAGCTTTTAGAATTAGTAGATATGGAAGTTAGAGATTTATTAAACTTCTATGAATATGACGGTGACAACGGTCCTGTAATTTCAGGTTCTGCTTTAGGAGCTTTAAATGGTGAGCAAAAATGGGTTGATACAGTTATGGAATTGATGGAAGCTGTAGATAACTGGATTGAATTACCAACTAGAGATGTTGATAAGCCTTTCTTAATGCCTATAGAAGATGTATTCTCTATTACTGGTCGTGGTACAGTTGCAACTGGTCGTATTGAAACAGGTGTTGCTAATACTGGAGATCCTGTTGATATTATTGGTATGGGAGCTGAAAAATTAACATCTACTATTACAGGAGTTGAAATGTTCCGTAAGATATTAGATAGAGGTGAAGCTGGAGATAACGTTGGTATCTTATTAAGAGGTATTGAAAAAACGGATATCCGAAGAGGAATGGTAATCTGTAAAACAGGTTCTGTAACTCCACATGCTAAGTTTAAAGCTGAGGTTTATATCCTTAAAAAAGAAGAAGGTGGACGTCATACTCCATTCCATAATAACTACCGTCCACAGTTCTACGTACGTACAACTGATGTAACAGGAAATATTAATTTACCTGATGGAGTTGAAATGGTAATGCCTGGAGATAACTTAACAATTACTGTTGATTTACACCAGCCAATTGCAATGAACGTAGGTTTACGTTTCGCTATCCGTGAAGGTGGTAGAACAGTTGGAGCTGGTCAGGTTACTGAGATTTTAGACTAATTTAAGTTAATAAATATTAAGTTAAGGTATTCCGATTTTTTCGGAATACCTTGACTTATATTTACGGGTTTAGCTCAGTTGGTAGAGCACTGGTCTCCAAAACCAGGTGTCGGGAGTTCGAGTCTCTCAACCCGTGCAAAAAATAAAAACAAATGGCAGGAATAGTAAATTATATAAAAGAATCTTTTGGAGAGCTTAAAAATAATGTAAGCTGGACTCCTTGGTCAGAAGCACAAAGTTTAACAGTATTAGTTGCTGTGTTTTCTATTATTTTTTCACTGGCTATTTGGGGAGTAGATACAGTTTTTAGCAGAGTTATAAAGGCGTATTTTAATTGGATTTAAAAACATTTTGAGAATGTCTGAGAGTGTTGAGAAAAAATGGTACGTTGTAAGGGCTGTAAGCGGTCAAGAAAACAAAATCAAAAACTACATTGAAAACGAAATTGCTAGATTAGGTTTAAGTGATTTTGTTGATCAAGTTTTGGTGCCAACCGAGAGAGTGATTCAAATACGTAATGGAAAAAAAGTCCATAAGGAAAAAGTTTTTTTTCCAGGCTATATTATGATTCAGGCAAACCTAAGTGGTGAGATTCCGCATATCATTAAATCCATTACTAATGTAATTGGGTTTTTGGGAGAAACAAAAGGAGGTGACCCTGTACCATTAAGACAATCTGAAGTAAACAGAATGTTAGGTAAGGTAGATGAGTTATCTGTTGAAGCAGATTCTAATGTTGCGATTCCTTTTACAAAAGGAGAAACAGTAAAAGTAATTGATGGTCCATTTAATGGATTTGATGGTACTATTGAAAATATAAATGAAGAAAAGCGTAAGCTAGAAGTAATGGTAAAGATTTTTGGAAGAAAAACACCATTAGAGTTAAGCTATATGCAAGTTGAAAAAGTATAATAATTGTTACACTATATATGTATGTTCTTGAGCTTCCAACTTTAAGAGACATATGAAACTAAATTATTAAAAATGGCAAAAGAATTAGGTAAAGTAGTTAAGTTACAAGTTCGGGGAGGTGCTGCGAATCCATCGCCACCGGTTGGACCCGCTTTAGGTGCTGCTGGAGTTAACATAATGGAGTTCTGTAAACAATTTAATGCAAGAACTCAAGATAAGCCTGGTAAAGTATTACCGGTTGTTATCTCTGTTTACAAAGACAAATCATTTGATTTTGTAATCAAGACTCCTCCAGCTGCAGTACAATTATTAGAAGCGGCCAAGGTGAAAAAAGGTTCAGGAGAACCAAACCGAAAAAAAGTAGCTAAAGTTTCTTGGGATCAAGTTAAAACTATTGCTGAAGACAAGATGGTAGATTTAAATGCATTTACAATTGAATCAGCAATGAAAATGGTTGCGGGAACTGCAAGATCTATGGGTATAACTGTTAAAGGTGGTGAAGCACCTAATTAACCTAAAAAGATTTTAAAATGGCAAGATTAACAAAAAAACAAAAAGAAGCTGTTGCTAAAATAGAGAAAGGAAGATTTTATTCTCTAAACGAGGCATCAGTATTAATAAAAGAAATTACCAATGCAAAGTTTGATGCATCAGTAGATTTAGCTGTTCGTTTAGGGGTAGATCCTAGAAAAGCTAACCAAATGGTAAGAGGTGTAGTATCTCTTCCACACGGTACTGGTAAAGATGTTAAAGTTTTAGCATTAGTAACTCCAGACAAAGAAGCAGAAGCTAAAGAAGCTGGTGCTGATTATGTTGGTTTGGATGAATACCTTGAAAAAATTAAAGGTGGTTGGACAGACGTTGATGTAATTATTACTATGCCTAGCGTTATGGGTAAATTAGGTCCTTTAGGACGAGTATTAGGTCCTCGTGGCTTAATGCCTAATCCAAAAACAGGTACAGTAACTATGGATGTTGCTAAAGCTGTTGGTGAAGTGAAAGCTGGTAAAATTGACTTTAAAGTTGATAAAACTGGTATTGTTCATGCAGCAATTGGTAAAGCATCATTTAGTGCTGATAAAATTGCAGGTAATGCACAAGAGTTACTTACAACATTAATGAAACTCAAACCAACTGCGGCAAAAGGAACTTACGTAAAAAGCATTTTTATGTCAAGTACAATGAGTCCTAGTGTTGCAATTGATCCAAAAATAGGTTAAGCAGTAAAACTTTTTATTATGACAAGAGAAGAAAAATCACAAGTAATTGAAGAGTTAACTGCTCAATTATCCGAAAACGCAAATATTTATTTGGCTGATATTTCTGGATTAGATGCAGGAACTACTTCAAACTTACGTCGTGCTTGCTTTAAAGCAAACGTTAAGTTGGCAGTTGTAAAGAATACCTTGCTTGAAAAAGCAATGATGGCTTCAGATAGAGAATTTGGAGAATTACCTTCTATATTAAAGGGTAATACTTCGGTTATGTATTCTGAGACAGGAAACGCACCAGCAAAAGTAATTAAAGCTTTTAGAAAAAAATCAGATAAGCCTTTATTAAAAGGAGCTTTTATTGAAGAAGCAATTTACTTAGGTGACGACCAATTAGATATGTTGGTAGATATCAAATCTAGAGAAGAACTTATTGGAGATATTATTGGATTATTACAATCTCCAGCTAAGAACGTTGTTTCAGCGCTTCAGTCTAGTGGTGGTAAATTATCAGGTATCTTAAAAACACTATCTCAAAAAGAGGGATAGTTTAAAATGTACGCACTTTTTACAAAATAAATTAAATTACAAAATTATTAAAACGATAGAAAAATGGCAGATTTAAAAGATTTCGCAGAACAGTTAGTAAACTTAACAGTAAAAGAGGTTAACGAATTAGCTGGAATATTAAAAGATGAATATGGTATCGAACCTGCTGCTGCTGCAGTTGCTGTAGCTGCTGGCCCTGGAGCTGGTGGTGATGATGCTGGTGAAGCGCAAACAGAGTTTGATGTAATTCTTAAAGCAGCTGGTGGTTCTAAATTAGCAGTTGTAAAATTAGTTAAAGAATTAACTGGTTTAGGATTAAAAGAAGCTAAAGAATTAGTTGATAATGCACCTAGCGCTATCAAAGAAGGAGTTTCTAAAGATGAAGCTGAAGGCCTTAAGTCTTCTCTAGAAGAAGCTGGAGCAGAGGTTGAGCTTAAGTAAGCTTAACTAACCTACAAAATATGGTTTAGGTCTGGAGAGGTGTCTCTACGACCTAGACCCTTTTGTGTATATAAACGTTATGTACACGTAAAATTATTTTTTAATCAAAATTTCGTCCGTCGATGTTAGCAACTAAAGCTGAAAGATTAAATTTCTCGTCTATTGTAAATAGAACCGAATACCCTGATTTTCTGGATATTCAGATTAAATCCTTCCAGGATTTTTTCCAGTTAGAAACAAAATCAGAAGAAAGAGGTGATGAAGGGTTATATAACACCTTCATGGAAAACTTCCCGATTACAGATACTCGTAATCAATTTGTCTTGGAATTTTTGGATTATTTTATTGATCCACCAAGATACACCATAGAAGAATGTATTGAAAGAGGACTTACTTATAGTGTTCCGCTTAAAGCAAGACTTAAATTATACTGTACAGATCCTGAACATGAAGATTTCGAAACTATTGTTCAAGATGTGTATTTAGGTACAATTCCATATATGACACCTAGTGGTACATTTTGTATCAATGGGGCAGAACGTGTTGTTGTATCTCAATTACATAGATCTCCAGGTGTATTCTTTGGGCAATCTTTCCATGCTAATGGAACTAAATTATATTCGGCAAGAGTAATTCCTTTCAAAGGTTCTTGGATTGAATTTGCTACAGACATTAATAGTGTCATGTATGCGTATATCGATAGAAAGAAAAAATTACCTGTAACTACACTATTCCGTGCTATTGGATTTGAAAGAGATAAAGATATTCTTGAAATATTTGATCTAGCTGAAGAAGTGAAAGTTTCTAAATCGGGACTTAAAAAAGTAATCAATCGCAAACTTGCTGCACGTGTGCTTAATACATGGCATGAAGATTTTGTTGATGAAGATACAGGAGAAGTAGTATCAATAGAAAGAAATGAAATTGTTCTTGATCGTGATACTATATTAGATAAGGACAATGTAGAAGAAATTCTTGAAGCTGGTGTGAAAACTATTCTTTTACACAAAGAAGATGGACAATCTGGTGATTACGCAATTATCCATAACACACTTCAAAAAGACCCTACTAACTCTGAAAAAGAAGCAGTAGAACACATTTACCGTCAATTACGTAATGCTGAGCCGCCAGATGAGGAAACAGCTCGTGGTATTATTGACAAGCTATTCTTTAGTGATCAACGTTATAACTTAGGTGAAGTTGGTCGTTATAGAATGAATAAAAAATTACAGTTAGATATTGGAATGGATAAGCAAGTGCTTACCAAAGAAGATATTATTACTATCATAAAATACTTAATTGAATTAATTAACTCAAAAGCAGAGATTGATGATATTGATCACTTATCTAACCGTCGTGTACGTACAGTAGGTGAGCAGTTATCTTCTCAATTTGGTGTTGGTTTAGCGCGTATGGCACGTACTATTCGTGAACGTATGAATGTTCGTGATAATGAGGTGTTTACGCCAATAGATTTGATTAATGCAAAGACCTTGTCGTCTGTAATTAACTCATTTTTTGGAACCAACCAGCTATCTCAGTTTATGGACCAAACCAATCCATTAGCAGAGATTACGCATAAGCGTCGTTTATCAGCTTTAGGACCTGGAGGTTTATCTCGTGAAAGAGCGGGATTTGAGGTTCGTGATGTTCACTATACACACTACGGACGTTTATGTCCTATCGAAACGCCAGAAGGACCAAACATTGGTTTAATTTCTTCGCTTTCGGTTTATGCAAAAGTAAATTCAATGGGATTCATTGAAACACCTTATAGGTCAGTTGAAAATGGAGTAGTTGATATTAAAGGAACACCAGTTTACTTAAGTGCTGAAGAAGAAGAAGAAAAACTAATAGCTCAGGCTACCGTTAAAGTTGATGACAAAGGAAAAATCCTACACGATCAAATTATTGCACGTCAAGAAGGTGATTTCCCTGTGGTAGATCCAACATCTATTCATTATACAGATGTTGCGCCAAACCAAATTTCATCTATCTCGGCATCGTTAATTCCATTCTTAGAGCATGATGATGCAAACCGTGCGTTGATGGGATCAAACATGATGCGTCAAGCGGTACCATTATTACGTCCTCAAGCTCCTATTGTTGGAACAGGATTAGAGCGTCAAGTAGCTTCAGATTCAAGAGTATTAATTAATGCCCAAGGAGAAGGAGTTGTAGAGTATGTAGATGCTAACGAAATAGTTATTAAATATAACCGTACTGAAGAAGAAGCCATGGTAAGTTTCGATACAGATACGGTAACATATCCTTTAACTAAGTTTAGAAAAACAAACCAAGGAACATCTGTTAATTTAAAAGCAATTGTTAAAAAAGGAGATAAAGTAACTAAAGGACAAGTATTGTGTGAAGGTTACGCAACCCAAAAAGGAGAATTAGCTTTAGGTAGAAACATGAAAGTTGCCTTCATGCCTTGGAAAGGATATAATTTTGAGGATGCAATTGTAATTTCCGAAAAAGTTGTTAGAGAAGATGTATTTACATCTATTCATATAGATGAATATTCTTTAGAAGTAAGAGATACAAAGCTTGGTAATGAAGAGTTAACTAACGATATTCCTAATGTTTCAGAAGAGGCTACGAAAGACCTTGATGAGCATGGAATGATTCGTGTTGGTGCCGAAATTAAACCAGGAGATATCTTAATTGGTAAAATTACTCCAAAAGGAGAAAGTGATCCTACTCCTGAAGAAAAATTATTACGTGCTATTTTTGGAGATAAAGCTGGAGATGTAAAAGACGCATCCTTAAAAGCTTCACCTTCTTTACATGGTGTTGTAATTGATAAGAAATTGTTTGCAAGAGCAATTAAAGATAAGCGTAAAAGAGCTCAAGATAAAGAAGATATTTCTCAACTAGAAGCTGTTTACGACAAAAAGTTTGATGACTTAATAGAAGTTTTAATTGAAAAACTTTTTGCTATAGTTGCTGGAAAAACTGCTCAGGGTGTATTTAATGATTTAGGTGAAGAGGTTTTCCCTAAAGGAAAGAAGTTTACTTTAAAAATGTTAAATGCTGTAGATGATTATGCACATTTAGTATCAGGAAAGTGGACCACAGATGAACAGACTAATAAATTAGTTGCAGATTTAATTCACAACTATAAAATTAAAGAAAATGATCTTCAAGGATCTTTAAGACGTGAGAAGTTTACAATCTCAGTTGGTGATGAATTGCCAGCAGGTATTATAAAATTAGCTAAAGTTTATATTGCTAAAAAACGTAAACTGAAAGTTGGAGATAAAATGGCAGGACGTCACGGTAACAAAGGTATTGTTGCTCGTATTGTTCGTCAAGAAGATATGCCTTTCTTAGAAGATGGAACGCCTGTTGATATCGTATTGAATCCACTTGGTGTACCTTCTCGTATGAATATTGGTCAGATTTATGAAACAGTATTAGGATGGGCAGGACAAAAATTAGATCGTAAGTACGCTACACCAATTTTTGATGGTGCTACAATTGATCAGATTAATGGATTCACAGACGAAGCTGGAATTCCAAGATATGGTCATACTTATCTATATGATGGAGGTACAGGATCTCGTTTTGATCAACCAGCAACAGTTGGTGTTATCTATATGTTAAAACTAGGACATATGGTAGACGATAAGATGCATGCACGTTCAATTGGACCATATTCATTAATTACACAACAACCTCTTGGTGGTAAAGCACAATTTGGTGGTCAGCGTTTTGGAGAAATGGAAGTTTGGGCACTTGAAGCTTATGGTGCATCGGCAACATTAAGAGAAATCTTAACAGTAAAATCTGATGATGTAATTGGTAGAGCAAAAACTTACGAAGCAATCGTAAAAGGAGAACCAATGCCAGAACCTGGACTACCAGAATCTTTCAACGTATTAATGCACGAATTGAAAGGTCTTGGACTAGACATAAGATTAGAAGAGTAATTAATTCATTATCATAACCATATATTATGGCAAGAAAGCAAGATAAGAATACAGTACAGAGATTTAATAAAATCTCAATTGGTTTAGCATCTCCAGAGTCAATTTTGGCTGCCTCTCGTGGAGAAGTTTTAAAACCAGAAACTATTAACTATAGAACACATAAACCAGAACGTGATGGTTTATTCTGTGAGCGTATTTTTGGACCTGTAAAGGACTACGAATGTGCTTGTGGTAAGTATAAGCGTATACGCTACAAAGGTATTGTTTGTGACCGTTGTGGGGTAGAAGTAACCGAAAAGAAAGTACGTCGTGACCGTGTAGGCCACATTAACCTTGTTGTTCCAGTAGCACACATTTGGTACTTCCGTTCGCTGCCTAACAAAATTGGGTATTTACTTGGATTACCATCTAAGAAATTAGACATGATTATCTATTACGAGCGTTATGTAGTAATCCAACCAGGAAATGCTAA is from Pontimicrobium sp. SW4 and encodes:
- the rplK gene encoding 50S ribosomal protein L11; this translates as MAKELGKVVKLQVRGGAANPSPPVGPALGAAGVNIMEFCKQFNARTQDKPGKVLPVVISVYKDKSFDFVIKTPPAAVQLLEAAKVKKGSGEPNRKKVAKVSWDQVKTIAEDKMVDLNAFTIESAMKMVAGTARSMGITVKGGEAPN
- the rpsU gene encoding 30S ribosomal protein S21: MLIIPIKEGENIDRALKRFKRKFDKTGTKRMLQTRKQFTKPSVARRAQIQKAQYIQRLRDAEEV
- the rplJ gene encoding 50S ribosomal protein L10 — protein: MTREEKSQVIEELTAQLSENANIYLADISGLDAGTTSNLRRACFKANVKLAVVKNTLLEKAMMASDREFGELPSILKGNTSVMYSETGNAPAKVIKAFRKKSDKPLLKGAFIEEAIYLGDDQLDMLVDIKSREELIGDIIGLLQSPAKNVVSALQSSGGKLSGILKTLSQKEG
- the rplL gene encoding 50S ribosomal protein L7/L12 is translated as MADLKDFAEQLVNLTVKEVNELAGILKDEYGIEPAAAAVAVAAGPGAGGDDAGEAQTEFDVILKAAGGSKLAVVKLVKELTGLGLKEAKELVDNAPSAIKEGVSKDEAEGLKSSLEEAGAEVELK
- the rplA gene encoding 50S ribosomal protein L1 codes for the protein MARLTKKQKEAVAKIEKGRFYSLNEASVLIKEITNAKFDASVDLAVRLGVDPRKANQMVRGVVSLPHGTGKDVKVLALVTPDKEAEAKEAGADYVGLDEYLEKIKGGWTDVDVIITMPSVMGKLGPLGRVLGPRGLMPNPKTGTVTMDVAKAVGEVKAGKIDFKVDKTGIVHAAIGKASFSADKIAGNAQELLTTLMKLKPTAAKGTYVKSIFMSSTMSPSVAIDPKIG
- the nusG gene encoding transcription termination/antitermination protein NusG — encoded protein: MSESVEKKWYVVRAVSGQENKIKNYIENEIARLGLSDFVDQVLVPTERVIQIRNGKKVHKEKVFFPGYIMIQANLSGEIPHIIKSITNVIGFLGETKGGDPVPLRQSEVNRMLGKVDELSVEADSNVAIPFTKGETVKVIDGPFNGFDGTIENINEEKRKLEVMVKIFGRKTPLELSYMQVEKV
- a CDS encoding tyrosine-type recombinase/integrase, whose protein sequence is MSLSSFKDYLLLEKKYSKHTVNAYAKDLSDFTKFNQECFNQVSIDKANYSQIRNWIISLVDSGLENRTVNRKVSSLNTYYKFLLKTEEIKVNPLSKHKALKVSKKIQIPFSQEEVNMVLDEFNFDNSFEGVRDKLIIELFYSTGIRRIELVQLQLKDVDNANKTLKVLGKRNKERYLPLLESVLDTIKVYISNRNRLEKIVDKETLFLTKKGHKIYETLVYRIINNYFSKASTKVKKSPHILRHSFATHLLNQGADLNAVKELLGHSSLAATQVYTHNSIAELKKVYAKSHPRNK
- the secE gene encoding preprotein translocase subunit SecE — translated: MAGIVNYIKESFGELKNNVSWTPWSEAQSLTVLVAVFSIIFSLAIWGVDTVFSRVIKAYFNWI
- the raiA gene encoding ribosome-associated translation inhibitor RaiA, with protein sequence MKVNTQSVNFNADQKLIDFIQKRMDKLELYYDKVIKSDVFLKVENTSNKQNKIFEAKVHVPGDSFVVKKQCKSFEEGADMAVASLERQLKKRKEKLRTYL
- the tuf gene encoding elongation factor Tu, which produces MAKETFDRSKPHLNIGTIGHVDHGKTTLTAAITSVLANAGLSEARAFDSIDNAPEEKERGITINTSHVEYSTANRHYAHVDCPGHADYVKNMVTGAAQMDGAILVVAATDGPMPQTREHILLGRQVGIPRIVVFLNKVDMVDDEELLELVDMEVRDLLNFYEYDGDNGPVISGSALGALNGEQKWVDTVMELMEAVDNWIELPTRDVDKPFLMPIEDVFSITGRGTVATGRIETGVANTGDPVDIIGMGAEKLTSTITGVEMFRKILDRGEAGDNVGILLRGIEKTDIRRGMVICKTGSVTPHAKFKAEVYILKKEEGGRHTPFHNNYRPQFYVRTTDVTGNINLPDGVEMVMPGDNLTITVDLHQPIAMNVGLRFAIREGGRTVGAGQVTEILD
- the rpoB gene encoding DNA-directed RNA polymerase subunit beta, with the protein product MLATKAERLNFSSIVNRTEYPDFLDIQIKSFQDFFQLETKSEERGDEGLYNTFMENFPITDTRNQFVLEFLDYFIDPPRYTIEECIERGLTYSVPLKARLKLYCTDPEHEDFETIVQDVYLGTIPYMTPSGTFCINGAERVVVSQLHRSPGVFFGQSFHANGTKLYSARVIPFKGSWIEFATDINSVMYAYIDRKKKLPVTTLFRAIGFERDKDILEIFDLAEEVKVSKSGLKKVINRKLAARVLNTWHEDFVDEDTGEVVSIERNEIVLDRDTILDKDNVEEILEAGVKTILLHKEDGQSGDYAIIHNTLQKDPTNSEKEAVEHIYRQLRNAEPPDEETARGIIDKLFFSDQRYNLGEVGRYRMNKKLQLDIGMDKQVLTKEDIITIIKYLIELINSKAEIDDIDHLSNRRVRTVGEQLSSQFGVGLARMARTIRERMNVRDNEVFTPIDLINAKTLSSVINSFFGTNQLSQFMDQTNPLAEITHKRRLSALGPGGLSRERAGFEVRDVHYTHYGRLCPIETPEGPNIGLISSLSVYAKVNSMGFIETPYRSVENGVVDIKGTPVYLSAEEEEEKLIAQATVKVDDKGKILHDQIIARQEGDFPVVDPTSIHYTDVAPNQISSISASLIPFLEHDDANRALMGSNMMRQAVPLLRPQAPIVGTGLERQVASDSRVLINAQGEGVVEYVDANEIVIKYNRTEEEAMVSFDTDTVTYPLTKFRKTNQGTSVNLKAIVKKGDKVTKGQVLCEGYATQKGELALGRNMKVAFMPWKGYNFEDAIVISEKVVREDVFTSIHIDEYSLEVRDTKLGNEELTNDIPNVSEEATKDLDEHGMIRVGAEIKPGDILIGKITPKGESDPTPEEKLLRAIFGDKAGDVKDASLKASPSLHGVVIDKKLFARAIKDKRKRAQDKEDISQLEAVYDKKFDDLIEVLIEKLFAIVAGKTAQGVFNDLGEEVFPKGKKFTLKMLNAVDDYAHLVSGKWTTDEQTNKLVADLIHNYKIKENDLQGSLRREKFTISVGDELPAGIIKLAKVYIAKKRKLKVGDKMAGRHGNKGIVARIVRQEDMPFLEDGTPVDIVLNPLGVPSRMNIGQIYETVLGWAGQKLDRKYATPIFDGATIDQINGFTDEAGIPRYGHTYLYDGGTGSRFDQPATVGVIYMLKLGHMVDDKMHARSIGPYSLITQQPLGGKAQFGGQRFGEMEVWALEAYGASATLREILTVKSDDVIGRAKTYEAIVKGEPMPEPGLPESFNVLMHELKGLGLDIRLEE